In Pseudonocardia sp. EC080619-01, the following proteins share a genomic window:
- a CDS encoding dienelactone hydrolase family protein, giving the protein MEDTLPRVEPTRLVLDAPSGRLAVDEIRLGGAPRGAVVVLDAPDELGGTAAVLNELAGHGYTSVGARLPPGAEDSELRDDAHRLLDVLERRGFAADGCAVLGYGAGARAALHLATDRIGAAVSISPDTGPDLAHLDRLRTPWLGLFGLPPSGLDPVADRLEQTVTASAQAHCSVVRYPGVGPDFHLDSADPAVHAACFDAWQRAVEWLNLRVAPPPTELALLWERRRSGTDPEHAAPGSTTTTARKG; this is encoded by the coding sequence ATGGAAGACACCCTTCCCCGGGTCGAGCCGACCCGGCTCGTGCTCGACGCCCCGTCCGGCCGGCTGGCGGTCGACGAGATCCGACTCGGGGGCGCCCCGCGCGGCGCCGTCGTCGTACTCGACGCCCCGGACGAGCTCGGCGGGACCGCCGCCGTGCTCAATGAGCTCGCCGGGCACGGCTACACCTCCGTCGGGGCCCGGCTGCCACCCGGCGCAGAAGACAGCGAGCTGCGCGACGACGCCCACCGGCTGCTCGACGTCCTCGAGCGGCGCGGCTTCGCGGCCGACGGCTGCGCGGTCCTCGGGTACGGGGCAGGTGCCCGCGCGGCCCTGCACCTGGCGACCGACCGGATCGGTGCGGCGGTCAGCATCTCCCCGGACACCGGGCCGGACCTCGCCCACCTCGACCGGCTCCGGACCCCGTGGCTGGGCCTGTTCGGACTGCCTCCCTCGGGGCTCGATCCGGTCGCCGACCGGCTCGAGCAGACGGTGACGGCCTCGGCGCAGGCCCACTGCTCGGTGGTGCGCTACCCCGGTGTCGGGCCGGATTTCCACCTCGACTCGGCCGACCCCGCGGTGCACGCGGCCTGCTTCGACGCCTGGCAGCGGGCCGTCGAGTGGCTGAACCTGCGGGTCGCCCCGCCGCCCACCGAACTCGCGCTGCTGTGGGAACGACGTAGGTCGGGCACCGATCCCGAGCACGCCGCTCCCGGCTCCACGACCACCACCGCACGGAAGGGATGA
- a CDS encoding Rieske 2Fe-2S domain-containing protein, with protein MSQSARTPGYIIDDREMPRFRVNREVMVAPDVFARERDHIFSTCWLYLGHESELRKPNDFRTRNVAGRPLIFFRDSRGQIRVWVNSCPHRGAILCREDKGNARFMTCFYHGWSFSNAGKLVSLPDDASYGPDFDRPGLAAPAQVDSYRGFVFVCFDPEAPDLRTYLAGATEFLDLVCDQSAVGMQVLEGTHEYSVNANWKLLTENSFDGYHAVTTHQRYFEMAVAARAGRDDTAARERAQGSSALLGQSRSADLGNGHAVTMGAPSTGSIFGRPLSEAGQTERNRRFAEFAETYGEAWVERMQGTRNLVIFPNLVVIDLVMGVVIRKIDPVAPDYMEVSAWHLAPPEEGAELHRQRLDNFLTFWGPGGLASPDDVEALETCQRSFAARRELPWSDISRGMNKDRPSGSDEWQMRTWWRRWNELVNSETLPDEPHDELDGVFAGRRADTSAAPVA; from the coding sequence ATGTCACAGAGTGCACGGACGCCCGGATACATCATCGACGACCGGGAGATGCCACGGTTCCGCGTCAACCGCGAGGTCATGGTCGCCCCGGACGTGTTCGCCCGCGAGCGCGACCACATCTTCTCGACGTGCTGGCTCTACCTCGGCCACGAGTCCGAGCTGCGCAAGCCGAACGACTTCCGCACCCGCAACGTCGCCGGGCGCCCCCTGATCTTCTTCCGCGACTCGCGCGGGCAGATCCGGGTGTGGGTCAACTCGTGCCCCCACCGTGGGGCCATCCTCTGCCGCGAGGATAAGGGCAACGCCCGGTTCATGACCTGCTTCTACCACGGCTGGAGCTTCAGCAACGCGGGCAAGCTGGTCTCACTGCCCGACGACGCCTCCTACGGCCCGGACTTCGACCGGCCCGGCCTGGCCGCACCGGCCCAGGTCGACTCGTACCGGGGCTTCGTCTTCGTGTGCTTCGACCCCGAGGCACCGGACCTGCGCACATATCTCGCCGGCGCCACCGAGTTCCTCGATCTCGTCTGCGACCAGTCGGCCGTGGGGATGCAGGTGCTCGAGGGCACCCACGAGTACTCGGTCAACGCGAACTGGAAACTGCTGACCGAGAACAGCTTCGACGGCTACCACGCGGTGACCACCCACCAGCGCTACTTCGAGATGGCGGTCGCCGCCCGGGCCGGGCGCGACGACACCGCGGCCCGCGAGCGGGCCCAGGGCTCGTCGGCTCTGCTCGGCCAGTCCCGCAGCGCCGACCTCGGCAACGGCCACGCCGTGACCATGGGCGCGCCCTCCACCGGCAGCATCTTCGGGCGGCCACTGTCCGAGGCAGGCCAGACCGAACGGAACCGGCGGTTCGCCGAGTTCGCCGAGACCTACGGCGAGGCGTGGGTCGAGCGGATGCAGGGGACGCGCAACCTCGTGATCTTCCCCAACCTCGTGGTGATCGACCTGGTCATGGGCGTGGTCATCCGCAAGATCGACCCCGTCGCCCCGGACTACATGGAGGTCTCGGCCTGGCACCTCGCACCGCCGGAGGAGGGAGCCGAACTGCACCGGCAGCGTCTGGACAACTTCCTGACCTTCTGGGGCCCGGGCGGCCTGGCCTCACCCGACGACGTCGAGGCACTGGAGACCTGCCAGCGGTCGTTCGCCGCCCGCCGCGAGCTGCCGTGGTCGGACATCTCGCGGGGAATGAACAAGGACCGCCCCAGCGGCTCCGACGAGTGGCAGATGCGGACCTGGTGGCGGCGCTGGAACGAGCTTGTCAACAGCGAGACCCTGCCCGACGAGCCGCACGACGAGCTCGACGGCGTGTTCGCCGGCCGGCGGGCCGACACCAGCGCCGCCCCGGTCGCCTAG
- a CDS encoding extradiol ring-cleavage dioxygenase translates to MSRSLGLGLTHYPLLAGTDANMANLLRWTLGDPDIPSAEKDVSTWSEQMRAEWSDDGGAAAAAEHRAALVANLAQCRKALDDFAPDVVVVWGDDQFENFREEVIPPFCVLAYSDLEVHPFGTQADRGLPNAWGLPSDTTFVLRGDVDGARQLTDDLIGAGFDMAYSYRKREESHFPHAILNTQIFLDYDNAGREFPYRILPITVNCYGQHAIARRGGLARFAEIADEQLDPVGPTPARCMALGAAVARSMGATGRRVAYVASSSWSHAFLNDKDWHLRPDTAADQRFYDALVAGDRTPWAEATGREIVDAGQHEMLNWFCLLGAMDELGLALRSSDIVTTEIFNSNKVFAVFDED, encoded by the coding sequence ATGTCCCGGTCGCTCGGTCTCGGCCTCACCCACTACCCGCTGCTCGCGGGCACCGACGCCAACATGGCGAACCTCCTTCGGTGGACACTCGGTGACCCCGACATCCCCTCCGCCGAGAAGGACGTCTCCACCTGGTCGGAGCAGATGCGCGCCGAATGGTCCGACGACGGCGGTGCCGCCGCCGCGGCGGAGCACCGCGCCGCGCTGGTGGCCAACCTGGCGCAGTGCCGCAAGGCCCTCGACGACTTCGCCCCGGACGTCGTCGTCGTATGGGGCGACGACCAGTTCGAGAACTTTCGCGAGGAGGTCATTCCGCCGTTCTGCGTACTGGCCTACTCCGACCTGGAGGTCCACCCGTTCGGGACCCAGGCAGACCGCGGACTGCCGAACGCGTGGGGCCTGCCCTCCGACACGACCTTCGTCCTGCGCGGCGACGTGGACGGCGCCCGCCAGCTCACCGACGACCTGATCGGGGCCGGGTTCGACATGGCCTACTCCTACCGCAAGCGGGAGGAGTCGCACTTCCCGCACGCGATCCTCAACACGCAGATCTTCCTTGACTACGACAACGCGGGACGGGAGTTCCCGTACCGGATCCTGCCGATCACCGTGAACTGCTATGGCCAGCACGCGATCGCCCGGCGCGGCGGGCTGGCCCGCTTCGCCGAGATCGCCGACGAGCAGCTCGACCCGGTGGGCCCCACCCCAGCCCGGTGCATGGCACTCGGGGCCGCTGTGGCGCGGAGCATGGGCGCGACCGGCCGGCGGGTCGCCTACGTCGCCTCGTCGAGCTGGTCGCACGCGTTCCTCAACGACAAGGACTGGCACCTGCGCCCCGACACCGCAGCCGACCAACGCTTCTACGACGCGTTGGTCGCGGGTGACCGGACGCCGTGGGCCGAGGCCACCGGTCGCGAGATCGTCGATGCCGGGCAGCACGAGATGCTCAACTGGTTCTGCCTGCTCGGTGCGATGGACGAGTTGGGCCTGGCCCTGAGGTCGTCCGACATCGTCACCACCGAGATCTTCAACTCGAACAAGGTCTTCGCAGTCTTCGACGAGGACTGA
- a CDS encoding MFS transporter has translation MQTIVVPLLPLFPSIMGVAPSTAAWLVTATLLAGAVAAPVLGRLGDMFGKRRLLVVSLGLVVVGSVIGALAPNIGVLIAARAVQGASLAVIALGMSLMRDVLPPERVGHGVALTSSSLGVGGALGPPVSGLVVEWASWRWLFAAGAVVAVVQLLLVAAVVPESPLRSGGRFDLIGAGGLTLALTSLLLGISKGHEWGWGSPLVIGLLGGAVVALLLWGRYELSRPSPLVDLTVSARRAVLLTNVYTVLAGFAMFVPFMLATQILQAPPATGFGFALSPALAGVLLIPVGAAMMIFPTVSAVLSRRRGARVTLVVGTSLIALGALGIATRPGSVGLLVAVAAVGATGAALAYSALPLLIMQAAPEGETATANSVNTLMRQIGTSLCTAVVASVGSAMTVHIGGDVLSGAGAVSTIFVIAAASAALAAILAGCG, from the coding sequence ATGCAGACCATCGTCGTGCCGCTGCTGCCACTGTTCCCGTCGATCATGGGTGTGGCGCCGTCGACCGCCGCCTGGCTGGTGACCGCGACTCTGCTCGCCGGTGCGGTCGCCGCCCCCGTCCTGGGTCGGCTCGGTGACATGTTCGGCAAGCGCCGGCTGCTCGTCGTCTCGCTGGGGCTGGTGGTCGTCGGCTCGGTGATCGGCGCGCTTGCCCCGAACATCGGTGTGCTTATCGCCGCGCGGGCGGTTCAGGGGGCCTCGCTCGCTGTGATCGCGCTCGGCATGAGCCTGATGCGGGACGTGCTCCCGCCGGAGCGGGTCGGCCACGGCGTCGCGCTGACCAGCTCGTCGCTGGGGGTCGGCGGTGCATTGGGGCCGCCGGTGAGCGGCCTGGTCGTCGAGTGGGCCAGCTGGCGCTGGCTCTTCGCGGCGGGCGCCGTCGTCGCCGTGGTCCAGTTGCTGCTCGTTGCCGCCGTCGTGCCGGAGTCGCCGCTGCGCAGCGGGGGCCGATTCGACCTGATTGGGGCCGGTGGGTTGACGCTGGCGCTGACGTCGTTGCTGCTCGGTATCTCGAAGGGTCACGAATGGGGGTGGGGGAGCCCGCTGGTGATCGGGCTGCTGGGGGGTGCCGTCGTGGCGCTGCTTCTGTGGGGGCGTTACGAGCTGTCGCGGCCGTCGCCACTGGTGGATCTGACGGTCTCGGCCCGCCGGGCGGTGCTGCTCACCAACGTGTACACCGTTCTGGCCGGATTCGCCATGTTCGTCCCCTTCATGCTCGCGACCCAGATCCTGCAGGCCCCGCCGGCCACCGGCTTCGGGTTCGCCCTCTCGCCCGCGCTCGCGGGCGTCCTGCTGATCCCGGTCGGGGCCGCGATGATGATCTTCCCGACGGTGTCGGCAGTCCTCTCCCGCCGCCGCGGCGCCCGGGTCACCCTCGTTGTCGGCACGTCGCTGATCGCGCTCGGTGCGCTCGGGATCGCGACCCGACCGGGATCGGTGGGGCTGCTGGTCGCGGTGGCGGCGGTCGGGGCGACCGGTGCCGCCCTGGCCTACTCCGCGCTCCCGCTGCTGATCATGCAGGCGGCTCCGGAAGGGGAGACCGCCACGGCCAACAGCGTGAACACGCTCATGCGGCAGATCGGGACGTCGCTGTGCACCGCCGTGGTCGCCTCGGTCGGTTCGGCGATGACCGTCCACATCGGGGGCGATGTCCTGTCCGGTGCCGGAGCGGTGTCCACGATCTTCGTGATTGCGGCGGCGAGTGCCGCGCTCGCCGCCATTCTCGCCGGCTGTGGCTGA
- a CDS encoding alpha/beta fold hydrolase encodes MALTDEGLVPIPGMASRWVRLASGARAHYMTAGDHGPAVVLLHGGLPGSSGTAGWRFMAPYLGANGFRVYCPDQPGFGHADTSPEHQPDGVHSHVDFLQEFTTALCLDRFHLAGNSMGCMNTVNYVVAHPERVISYALIAGGIGDQLPPSTPRPEGGIAIPPYQGTRESMRELMTTIIHRGEAVTDDVIEMRYLAAERQREAHARYWPSLMQYGGRVPWEDPALAARMSTRGRLDRLGIPAVYLYGRQDVLNPVESGYQQEDVLPEVQFFYPDDCGHQGQTDRPDLFNPLFLEFFRDGKVTRQTADAAGISKRRPELAHLVEQV; translated from the coding sequence ATGGCGCTCACCGACGAGGGTCTCGTCCCGATCCCGGGAATGGCGAGCCGCTGGGTCCGCCTGGCCAGCGGCGCCCGTGCGCACTACATGACCGCCGGGGACCACGGGCCCGCCGTGGTTCTCCTGCACGGGGGGCTCCCGGGCTCGTCCGGAACCGCGGGCTGGCGGTTCATGGCGCCGTACCTGGGAGCCAACGGGTTCCGGGTCTACTGTCCGGACCAGCCCGGGTTCGGCCACGCCGACACCTCGCCCGAGCATCAGCCCGACGGGGTGCACAGCCACGTCGACTTCTTGCAGGAGTTCACCACCGCGCTGTGTCTGGACCGGTTCCACCTCGCGGGGAACTCGATGGGGTGCATGAACACTGTGAACTACGTCGTCGCCCACCCGGAGCGGGTGATCAGCTACGCGCTGATCGCGGGGGGCATCGGTGATCAGCTCCCGCCGTCGACGCCGCGACCGGAGGGCGGCATCGCGATCCCGCCGTACCAGGGCACGCGGGAGAGCATGCGCGAGCTGATGACCACCATCATCCACCGTGGTGAGGCCGTCACCGACGACGTCATCGAGATGCGCTACCTGGCCGCCGAACGCCAGCGCGAGGCGCACGCGCGGTACTGGCCGTCGCTGATGCAGTACGGCGGGCGAGTGCCCTGGGAGGACCCCGCGCTGGCGGCGCGGATGTCCACCCGCGGACGGCTCGACCGGCTCGGGATCCCCGCGGTTTACCTCTACGGCCGCCAGGACGTCCTCAACCCCGTCGAGTCGGGCTACCAGCAGGAGGACGTGCTGCCGGAGGTGCAGTTCTTCTACCCCGACGACTGCGGCCACCAGGGCCAGACCGACCGGCCCGACCTGTTCAACCCGCTGTTCCTCGAGTTCTTCCGGGACGGGAAGGTGACCCGGCAGACCGCCGACGCGGCGGGGATCTCCAAGCGGCGTCCCGAGCTGGCGCACCTCGTCGAGCAGGTGTGA
- a CDS encoding NAD(P)/FAD-dependent oxidoreductase, producing the protein MSGVDHPARAAERPGGQDSVLVVGNSVAGVRTAQALRRGGHAGPIRILGREPHPPYDKPPLSKDTLVSGELVPLVDPAELAELDIAVDLNRPALALDPARRVVTTGDGDELGYDQLVIATGADARPLPGTESVPGVFTVRTADDATRLRAALTTARHVVVVGAGFIGAEVAGSARSLGVEVTVLEALDHPMEPVVGAEVGDRLGGLHVTHGTQLLTGARVERVERDRRLRVHLADDRVVSGDVIVVGIGAVPATGWLRSSGLPLVDGVLCGPDLRVRGHERIWAAGDVARRPHPTLGPDVRIEHWTNAGEHAELVAAGILGRTPRPAQPPYVWSDQYGHRIQIVGSPRAGRLARLRGGVGEHPDGPLVAVYGDTDDRVVGGVVVDAPKEFVALRRAVTARTPVADLMVGAGAGRS; encoded by the coding sequence GTGTCCGGCGTCGATCACCCCGCCCGCGCTGCAGAGCGGCCGGGCGGGCAGGACTCCGTGCTCGTCGTCGGCAACTCGGTCGCCGGAGTGCGGACCGCACAGGCACTGCGCCGCGGCGGGCACGCGGGCCCGATCCGGATCCTCGGACGGGAGCCGCACCCGCCGTACGACAAGCCGCCGCTGTCGAAGGACACCCTCGTCTCCGGTGAGCTCGTCCCGCTCGTCGACCCGGCCGAGCTCGCCGAGCTCGACATCGCGGTCGACCTGAACCGCCCGGCGCTCGCACTGGACCCGGCCCGGCGCGTGGTGACGACCGGGGACGGCGACGAGCTGGGCTACGACCAGCTCGTCATCGCCACCGGGGCCGACGCCCGGCCACTGCCCGGCACCGAGTCCGTGCCTGGCGTGTTCACCGTGCGGACCGCCGATGACGCCACCCGGCTGCGCGCGGCGCTGACCACCGCCCGGCACGTGGTCGTGGTCGGGGCCGGGTTCATCGGCGCCGAGGTGGCCGGGTCGGCCCGGTCGCTCGGCGTCGAGGTGACCGTGCTGGAGGCCCTGGACCACCCGATGGAGCCGGTTGTCGGCGCCGAGGTGGGTGACCGCCTCGGGGGCCTGCACGTCACACACGGCACGCAGCTACTCACCGGGGCCCGAGTGGAGCGGGTCGAGCGCGACCGTCGGCTGCGGGTCCACCTCGCCGACGACCGCGTCGTCTCCGGCGACGTGATCGTGGTGGGGATCGGGGCCGTGCCGGCCACCGGGTGGCTGCGCTCCTCCGGGCTGCCCCTAGTCGACGGCGTGCTATGCGGCCCGGACCTGCGGGTGCGGGGCCACGAGCGGATCTGGGCCGCCGGCGACGTGGCCCGCCGCCCGCACCCGACCCTGGGTCCCGACGTGCGCATCGAGCACTGGACCAACGCCGGGGAGCACGCCGAGCTGGTCGCCGCCGGGATCCTCGGCCGGACACCGCGTCCCGCGCAGCCGCCCTACGTCTGGTCCGACCAGTACGGGCACCGGATCCAGATCGTCGGCTCGCCGCGCGCCGGCCGGCTCGCGCGGTTACGTGGCGGAGTGGGCGAGCACCCGGACGGACCGCTGGTCGCCGTCTACGGCGACACCGACGACAGGGTCGTCGGAGGCGTCGTGGTCGACGCCCCGAAGGAGTTCGTGGCCCTGCGCCGGGCGGTCACCGCGAGGACCCCGGTGGCCGACTTGATGGTGGGTGCGGGAGCGGGCCGTTCGTGA